The following nucleotide sequence is from Planctomycetota bacterium.
AGCGACTCGAGGAATTGCAGCGTGCCGTCGATGAGCGTGCCGCCCAGGCGCGTGGCCGAGAGCGATGGAATGCCCAGGTTGACCTGCTGCTGCGCGACGACTTCCGAGCCCAGCTGGAAGAGCGAGCCGCCGCCGGTGATCGTGAAGGTGGTCGACTCTCCCACGCGGGTGGCTAGATCCGAGTTGAGCAGCAGCACCGCGGAGAGCTGCGGATTGGCCGTCGAGATCTCCAGGCCGTTGCCGTTGGCCAACGCGCCATTGACGATGGCCGTCACGTCGCGGCCCTGGTCGCGGTCTGCCTCGACGAGGTCGGTGCCCACCGTAGCCCACGGGAACGGATCGATGTCGCCGATCTGGAGGTCGTCGCCGAACTTGTAGGTCTGCCAGGTGCCGCCGGATGCGGGGTCATCGAGTCGATCGACCGAGACGAAGGAATTGGCGCCGTAGTCCTCGCTGCGGAAGACCAGACCCGAATTTGCGTCGCCGTTGATCAGCTCGGCCACCACGCCCGTCGAGGGCGTCAGCCGGTTGACGATGGTGACGACCTGCTCGTAGTCCATGCCCTCGGCCAGATCGATGCTGACCACGCCGTCGGGGCCACGGATCTCGAGCACGGTGGCCGAGAGCACCGTGCCATTCTCGACGGCGCCGGGCGTGGGTAGATCGCCGCGGACGTACAGCCCGCCCTGCTGGGCGGAGTTGAGCACCTCGACCTCGACCGAGATGTTGTCGTCCTGGGCGAAGGATGCAGCGCGGATGTCCACCTTGCCGAGCGCCGAGAGCGCCACGCCCGAGGTCTGGTAGCCCAGGCTGCCGTCGAGCAGCCGCAGGTCACCGAAGCGGGCGGTATCCGAGATCCGCGTGATCGAGTCGATAGCCGAGTCGATCTGCGCCTGGTTGGCGGCAATTTCTTCGTCCGAGAAGGCGCCGGTGTTGGCCGCCTCGACGACGAGCGCCTTGATGCTGTTGAGCAGCTCGTTGACCTCGCTGAGCGAACCCTCGGCGGTCGCGATGACCGAGGAGGCCCGCTCGGAGTTCTTGATGCCCTGCTCGGCGCCCTGGATGTTGGCGCGGAGCCGCTCCGAGATGATCAGCCCCGCGGGATCGTCTCGGCCCCGGTTGATCTGCAGGCCCGTGCTGAGCCGCTCGAGCCTCGTATCCAACTCGCGGTTGGTGCGTTCGAGGTTCGAACGGGCGATCATGCTTGGTACGTTGGTGTTGATGCGCGTCATCGCGGTCCTCCGTGCACCGTCACCGCGCTCCGTCGCGGCGTGATTCGGCCCCCGGGCGCCGGCGTGTGCCGGTGGGGCTCAGCCCGCTGCCTGCCTGGGCCCGTCGGCATCGGCCGAGGGCGTGCGCGCCCGTGCGGGCCGCGTCGTGGGTTGCTCCGATGGCGGGGACACCGCGCCCCCGCGCGAGGCCGACACCCGGCCGGCCGACGGCACGCCCGCCCGGCGGCCCGGTCGAACCGGCGCGCTGAGCGAGCGGAAGTCGTCGTCGGGCGCCTCCGCGGCCCGGCGGTTCTCGGCCTTGATGGCCTCGTAGACCTCCTTGCGGTGCACGGCGACCTGGGGCGGGGCGGTGATGCCCAGCCGCACCTTGTCGCCGCGGATGTCGACGACCGTGATCTCCACGTGGTCGCCGATCATGATCGTCTCGTCGCGTTGCCTGGACAGCACCAGCATCCGTGCGCTCCGTGGGTCCGCGGGGGGACCGACTCTCCATCCCAGCGTCCTTGCTCCGCGCTGCCTCTAGGCGGTCGCCGCCTTGGCCCTTTCGGGTGCGCCCACCTGCATGACCTCGTGCCGCGTCGTCCAGCGCTTGTCGGCCAGCACGAGCTGCTCGCCGGCCATCGCGATGGTGTTGATCAGCAGCGGGCCCTGCAGGTTGGCCGTCAGCGTCTCGTTGACCTTGTTGACGATGACGAAGATCTGCGCATCCTCGAGCTTGTCGATGCCGAGCGACTCGGCCTGCTCGGGGCGGAGTGGCACCTCGTAGTCCTTGAAGAACAGCGAGGGATCGGTGACCACGAAGGCCAGCGATGGCTCGTCGAGCGACTGCAGCCAGAAGAAGCAGGCGTCCTCGCCCGGTTCGAGCAGGCAGTAGCGCTGCTGATCCGGGAAGCCGAGCAGCCCCTGCGGGAAGCGAATGACCTTGTCGTCGGCGATGTCCACCACGCCGAATCGGGTCGTATTGACCTGCATGCCGTACTCCTCCGGCCGGGCCTGATGCCCCACGGGCCGTCCTTCCGCGTGCGTCCTGGTCTCAGCCCAGGAAGTCCAGCAGCGATTGCTGCCTGCTGATTGCCGTCACCTGCAGCGAGGCCTGCAGCTGCGTCTGCAGCTGCGAGAGCGTGATCGCCGCCTCCGCAAAGTTGGTGTCCCTCAGCCCGCTGCGTGTTGCCTGGTCGAGAAACACGATGTCCTCCTGGCGATCCGCGGCATCCTGCACCCGGCGGCCGTTGCCGCCGTTGATCGCCCGAACCTGCGCGACGGCCTCCAGCCGTTGCTCGATGGACTCCCCCGCAAGCCCTATGCCAGAAACGTCGTCGTCCGACAGGGCCTGCCGCAGATCGAGCAGATCGCTAAACAGGTTGCGGACGCGGACCTGGCCGACGTCCTCGCCGATCATCATCGAGCTTGCGGCATCGAAGGCCGCATCGCCCAGGCCCAGGTCCTGGAGCGCGCGGGAGGCGTTGAGCGGCTCGAGCGTCAGCGTGCCGCCGATCTCCGGATCCTGCCGCAGTGCCAGCCCACCGGGCCCCGACGCGACCACGCCGGCCTCGAAGTCGCCCGGCACTAGCACGCCCGCGTCGGCGGCGGCCGCATTGATTCGCGCCGCGATGCCCGCGATGGTCCCGAGATCTTCGGGCCGCAGGTCGACGTCGAAGGCCACGCCGTTGCCCAGCGTCACGCGGAAGTCGGTGTTGCGCTCGGGATCGATCTCGCCGGTGATCGGATCGACCTGGTCGTCGATGATCCGCACGCCCGCGCCGTCGTTGAGTCCATCGACGGGCGTCGCGCCCGAGAAGCTGCGGATGCCCAGCCGGGACGCCGTCTCGTCGTTGCCGTCGATCTCCTCGACCGAGAGCCCGAAGCCCCGCGCGACGGCGAGGTCGCTGACGAGATTGATCGTGCCGTTCTCGGAATCCAGCTCCAGGCGGACGCCGAGGTCGGTCGCCTCGATCGCGTTGCGGAGGTCCTGCATCGTCCGGGCCGAGCTCAGATCAACGACGCGGGTCTGGCCGGCGTGGCGGATGCGGATCGCCCCGAGCGGCAGCTCGTCGCCGGTCTCGATGGGGCTCAGCCAGCTCAGCCGCGGGTTGAGGTCGGCGCCGGCGTCCTCGGTGGGCGTGACCATGCCGCCGTCCATGAGCAAGCCCAGGTCGGCGGCGGCGGTGCCGGCGGCGATGTCCGTGAAGGCGAGCTCGGGGCCGCCGCCGCCGTCGGGCTCGAGATCGATGCGCAGCGCCCGCGCGTCGAAGCGCACCCCCTGCGGGCCCAGGATCGTCTGCTCGGTCTCGGCCTCGACGGCGCGGATGGCGGCCTCGATCGCGTCGGCGATGTCTCCCGCCGTGTCCACCCCCGAGAGGTCGATGGTCTGGGTCGTTGCGTCGCCGATGGCAAGCCGGAAGCTGCCGAGGTCGATGCCCGTGCCCCGCGCGCCGAGCAGGTCGGCGACGGGGGTGTCCTCGGTCACCGGGGGCCGCAGCTCGACCGAGCCGGCGACGCGGGCCGACGTGCCGCCCAGCGGGCTGCCCGGGCCGAGCGTCAGGGGCACGTCGACGCCCGGACCGAGGTCGATCCGCAGGCCGTCGCCCGCGCCGCGGTAGGCGTAGCCGCCCAGCATGGCCTCGACGGGCCGCGCGCCGGGCGCATCGCCGCCGAACATGAAGCCGACGTTGGACTTGCGATTGGCGACCTCGAAGGCCTTCTGGATGAGGCTGTCGACCGTGACGGCCGCGCCGGCGCGATCGTCGGCGCTGAAGGTCACGTTGATGAATTCCGAGGCGATCGACTTGGCCTCGAGCGTCACGTCCTGGGCGTCGCCGAGCGCTACGTCCAGGCGGTCGAGCGCCGACTGCGCCACGTCGAGGTTGCGGAGCCACTGTCCCGATCGCTCGATCGACTGGTCGAGCGCCGAGATGGCCGACGCGCGGACCGAGTCGTCGCTGAAACGGTTGACGTCGCGTCCGGTGGCCAAGCGCTCCTCGACCCGGAAGAGGTCGACGTTGCCGCGGTTGATGCGGTTGAGCTGCATCTGTGCGACGAAGAGATTGGGCACGCGGGTGAGCCCGGCGGAGACCTGCGTCATGGTGTGCGTCCTGGCATGGGATCGGCTCCTGCGCCCGGTCGGCGTCCGCTAGAAGATCGCCAGCAGCTCCTGCTGCAACTGGTCGAGCACCGAGATGTACCGCGCCGAGGCCTGGAAGGCCTGCTGGTAGGTGCTCAGGTTGATGGCCTCCTCGTCCAGGCTCACGCCGCTGACCGCGGCGCGCTGGCCCTCGATGGCCTCGCGGATGACGCGGCTCGCCTCGGCATCGGTGATGGCCGCATCCGTCTGCGCGCCAACGTCGCCGGCGACCTGGGCCCAGAAGCCCTGCAGGCTCTGGCCGCCCACCGCGTCGAAGGTGCGGTCCTGCAGCCGCGCCATGTCGATGGCGGCCGCGCTGGCGTCGAAGGCGCCGTCGGCGTTGATGCGGCCGACGTTCAGCAGACCGGGCTCGCCGGCGATGTCGCTCCGCACGGCGATGTCCGAGGCATCGCGGCCGCTGAAGAAGGCGTTGACGCCAACAGCCCCGAGCAGCCCGCTGGTATCCTCGCCGAAAGAGATCCGCGTGCCCGCATCGCCGCGGATGCGCAGCCGGCCATCGGCGGTGAAATCGGCCCGCACGCCATCGACGGCGTCGAGCGCGGCGCGGACGTTCTCGAGGGTCGTGTCGTCGCCGCCGCCGGCCGTTCCGTCGTCGGCGATGCCGTCGAGGTCGACCTCGATCCGCGTCGACGTGACGGTGCCCGACGCGCGATCGTGCACCTGCACCAGGAACGAACCATTGGTGATCTCGAAGGGGAGCTCAGCGAAGGTCGCGTTGGCCGGGTCGGTGAGCGCCAGGCCGCGATCCTCGGGCGGTGTCGCGACCTGGCTGGCCGCCTCCCGCAGCCCGTCGGGCCCGGTCGCGGTCGCGTGGATCCGGTTGGCCTGGAAGATCAGCTCGCTCGCGAGGCGGTCGAGCTGGTCGATGGTGCCGCCGATGGCCTCGTCACCCGCCTGGAGCAGGGCGCCGATGCGGCCGGCGCGTATCGGCAGTGGCGCGCCGTCCTCGCGGGCCCGAAGCACGAGCTGCGATTCGCCATCGATGGTCTCCCGCCGCGCCTCGATGCCGCGGCTCGCGCCCGCGAGCACGAGCGGCGTCGACCCGACGTAGACATCGACCTGGCCGCCGCCGCGTTCGATGGTGTCGATGTCGATCAGTCCGGCCAGCTCGTCGAGGACCTGGTCCCGCTGGTCCCGCAGGCTGGCCGTGTCGCCGCCGCTGACGCCCGCGCGGGCGACGCCCTCGTTGAGCGACGCCACCTGGCCGAGCAGGTCGTCGACGCGGGGCACGAGGTCCTCGAGCAGGGCCTCGCCCTGCACCTTCTGGTCGACGAGGTCGTCCCGCAACCGACGGATGCTGCTCACCAGCGTCTCGGCCTGCTGCACGACGACGCCGTCGGCGGCCACGAGCGTGCTGCGATCGGACCAGGTGCCGAAGAAGCTCGACAGCTGGCTGGTCAGGTCGAAGTCGCTGAGCTCGCCGATGGAGGACTCGAGCTGGCTAAGCGTCGTGAGCGACTGGTTGGTGGCGGCCTCGCGGGCGTACTGGCCCCGGAGCCGCGCGAGGACGGCCTCGTCGATGGTCCGCGTCAGGTCGCGGATGCCCACGCCCAGGCCCGCCTGGAATCGGGAGCTTGGGTCGGCCGCCTCGAGAGGCGTGAGATCCAGCCGCCGCCGGGCGTACCCCGGCGTGGCGACGTTGGCCATGTTGTTGCCCGTGACCTCGAGTCCGAGCTGGCTGGCGGCCAGCGCGGACTGGCCCACCCGCATCGCCGACGTCAGGCCCATGACGATTCTCCGTTCGTGCGCACGAAGTCAGCTGACAAGATCCACCCCCATCGCGGTGCTGGTGGTGACGATGGCGCCCGTCGCCGCGTAGGTGCCGGCTTGCGAGACTCGTGCGGCCACCTGCCGCGCAAGGCCGTCCAGGTGCGCCATCAACCCCGAGGCCGCCGCCTGCACCACCCGCTGGCGACGCTGGGCCGCGAGCACCGCCGACCGCGCTCGCGCGGCCGCGGCGTCGAGGGCATCGGCCGCGTCGGCGTCGAGGGCGCGGAGCGCGCCCGACAGGTCCTCGAGCGACCAGTGCGCGCCCACGCCCAGGGCCGACGCGAGCGCGACGGCCTGCCGGCGCCGCTCGATCTCCAGCCCGCCGAGTTGCTCGCCGGCGGCCCGCTGCGCAGTTGTCACGCCGGCGACGGCATCGGCATCGACGCGGCGCATCGCGTCCCGCTGGCGGCTCGCGAGGGCCTCCAGCTCTTCGTTGATCATCGCGATCGCGTCGATCGTCGCGGTCAGCTGCCGCGCGAGCATTCCGGCGGCGGTCATGCGATCACCCCCTCCAGTGCCGGCGGCGCGGCCGACAGCGGTCGATCGGGCGGCGCACTCGGCTCGCGGCGGAGGTCGGCCTCCAGCCGATCCACCAGATCGAACCGCGACGCCCGCACGATCTGCCGCGCCATCACGCGGTCGAGCAGCGCACCGAATTGCTTCTCGGCCGGTCCCGGAGCGAAGGGCTCGGCCGCGTTGTTGCCCGCGCGCACCTCGGCCAGCAGCGGTTCGAGGAAGGCCATCGACACGAAGTCCTCGGCGGCCTTGCGGGCCGGATCGGGCGCTTCGGCGTTCGCCTGCCGCTGCGCATCGCGGGAGATGACCGACGCGAAGTCCCGCTGGCGGCCGAGCAACACCTCGGGCGTGGCCGCGAAGCCCGCGCGCGCATCGAGAGACGCCGAGTCGTACACCGAGCTTGCGCCAATCTGGCCGACCATCGCTATTGCTCCTCGATCAGCTCGGCGTGCAGCGCCCCGGTGCGGTGCATCATGGCGAGAAGGTCGATCTGGTCCTGCACGGGCATGTCCAGGGCCCGCAGCGCCGCCAGCAGATCCGAGAGCCGCGCACGGTCGGCGGGTCGCGCGCCGGGATCGAGCTGCGCCCATCGCTCCGTGCTGAGCAGCGGGTTCTCCGGTGTCGGCACGGGCGGCGGCTGGGTGATGGTCAGCTGCAGCCGCTCGTGCGACACGCCTACCGGGCTGATGTCGACGTCGGCCGTCGCAACGATCGCGCCCGTCCGGCGGTTCACGATCACCCGCGCCGGCAGGTTCAGCAGGTCCGTATCCCGCACGCGGCGCTTCAGCAGGAAGGTCACGAACTCGGGGATCGCGTCCTGGTCGGGCTCGGGCACGCGGACGCGAACGGTGCGGTGGTCGAGCGCCTCGGCGATCGGCGGCAACCCCGGCTCGTCGCTGTTGTAATACG
It contains:
- the flgN gene encoding flagellar export chaperone FlgN, with protein sequence MTAAGMLARQLTATIDAIAMINEELEALASRQRDAMRRVDADAVAGVTTAQRAAGEQLGGLEIERRRQAVALASALGVGAHWSLEDLSGALRALDADAADALDAAAARARSAVLAAQRRQRVVQAAASGLMAHLDGLARQVAARVSQAGTYAATGAIVTTSTAMGVDLVS
- a CDS encoding flagellar assembly protein FliW yields the protein MQVNTTRFGVVDIADDKVIRFPQGLLGFPDQQRYCLLEPGEDACFFWLQSLDEPSLAFVVTDPSLFFKDYEVPLRPEQAESLGIDKLEDAQIFVIVNKVNETLTANLQGPLLINTIAMAGEQLVLADKRWTTRHEVMQVGAPERAKAATA
- a CDS encoding flagellin; protein product: MTRINTNVPSMIARSNLERTNRELDTRLERLSTGLQINRGRDDPAGLIISERLRANIQGAEQGIKNSERASSVIATAEGSLSEVNELLNSIKALVVEAANTGAFSDEEIAANQAQIDSAIDSITRISDTARFGDLRLLDGSLGYQTSGVALSALGKVDIRAASFAQDDNISVEVEVLNSAQQGGLYVRGDLPTPGAVENGTVLSATVLEIRGPDGVVSIDLAEGMDYEQVVTIVNRLTPSTGVVAELINGDANSGLVFRSEDYGANSFVSVDRLDDPASGGTWQTYKFGDDLQIGDIDPFPWATVGTDLVEADRDQGRDVTAIVNGALANGNGLEISTANPQLSAVLLLNSDLATRVGESTTFTITGGGSLFQLGSEVVAQQQVNLGIPSLSATRLGGTLIDGTLQFLESLKTGRENSLATSKDRGDFTATSRIIDTAIDESTVVRGRLGAFERNTLQTNIRSLSLTVENLTASESLIRDADFAFETSQLTRAQILSSSGTTVLAIANQQAQNVLQLLG
- a CDS encoding flagellin; translation: MTQVSAGLTRVPNLFVAQMQLNRINRGNVDLFRVEERLATGRDVNRFSDDSVRASAISALDQSIERSGQWLRNLDVAQSALDRLDVALGDAQDVTLEAKSIASEFINVTFSADDRAGAAVTVDSLIQKAFEVANRKSNVGFMFGGDAPGARPVEAMLGGYAYRGAGDGLRIDLGPGVDVPLTLGPGSPLGGTSARVAGSVELRPPVTEDTPVADLLGARGTGIDLGSFRLAIGDATTQTIDLSGVDTAGDIADAIEAAIRAVEAETEQTILGPQGVRFDARALRIDLEPDGGGGPELAFTDIAAGTAAADLGLLMDGGMVTPTEDAGADLNPRLSWLSPIETGDELPLGAIRIRHAGQTRVVDLSSARTMQDLRNAIEATDLGVRLELDSENGTINLVSDLAVARGFGLSVEEIDGNDETASRLGIRSFSGATPVDGLNDGAGVRIIDDQVDPITGEIDPERNTDFRVTLGNGVAFDVDLRPEDLGTIAGIAARINAAAADAGVLVPGDFEAGVVASGPGGLALRQDPEIGGTLTLEPLNASRALQDLGLGDAAFDAASSMMIGEDVGQVRVRNLFSDLLDLRQALSDDDVSGIGLAGESIEQRLEAVAQVRAINGGNGRRVQDAADRQEDIVFLDQATRSGLRDTNFAEAAITLSQLQTQLQASLQVTAISRQQSLLDFLG
- the flgK gene encoding flagellar hook-associated protein FlgK produces the protein MGLTSAMRVGQSALAASQLGLEVTGNNMANVATPGYARRRLDLTPLEAADPSSRFQAGLGVGIRDLTRTIDEAVLARLRGQYAREAATNQSLTTLSQLESSIGELSDFDLTSQLSSFFGTWSDRSTLVAADGVVVQQAETLVSSIRRLRDDLVDQKVQGEALLEDLVPRVDDLLGQVASLNEGVARAGVSGGDTASLRDQRDQVLDELAGLIDIDTIERGGGQVDVYVGSTPLVLAGASRGIEARRETIDGESQLVLRAREDGAPLPIRAGRIGALLQAGDEAIGGTIDQLDRLASELIFQANRIHATATGPDGLREAASQVATPPEDRGLALTDPANATFAELPFEITNGSFLVQVHDRASGTVTSTRIEVDLDGIADDGTAGGGDDTTLENVRAALDAVDGVRADFTADGRLRIRGDAGTRISFGEDTSGLLGAVGVNAFFSGRDASDIAVRSDIAGEPGLLNVGRINADGAFDASAAAIDMARLQDRTFDAVGGQSLQGFWAQVAGDVGAQTDAAITDAEASRVIREAIEGQRAAVSGVSLDEEAINLSTYQQAFQASARYISVLDQLQQELLAIF